One Psychrobacillus glaciei genomic region harbors:
- a CDS encoding heavy metal translocating P-type ATPase, whose product MSNELKETSLQITGMTCAACSTRIEKALNKMDGVEAANVNLALENSSIKYDPNKLSEIDFEKKIQDLGYGVAKEKKEFAITGMTCSACATRIEKGLNKLGGVSLANVNLALENATVEYNPSQITVSDIIGLVEKLGYGALNKDNEKDSLDYREQEIQKQKRKFIISAILSLPLLWTMVGHFSFTSFIYVPEFLMNPWVQMVLATPVQFVIGKQFYVSAYKALRNKSANMDVLVVMGTSAAYFYSVYQAIITIGEHHSAQLYFETSSVLITLIILGKLFEAKAKGRSSEAIKKLMGLQAKTALVVRNETEIEIPLEEVVVGDIILVKPGEKIPVDGEVQEGNTAVDESMLTGESIPVDKMIDDSLFGSTINKNGFIKMKATKIGRDTALSQIIKVVEDAQGSKAPIQRLADKISGVFVPIVIGIAIITFLVWIMWVHPGEVTPALEALIAVLVIACPCALGLATPTSIMAGSGRAAEFGILFKGGEHLETTHHIDTVIVDKTGTVTNGKPELTEVIVSKGMDEEAFLSLIGSAEKQSEHPLAEAIVQGIHDRGIKLQKVEAFEAIPGYGVKTTVNQKVILVGTRKLMNQYHVDISGVLQVMEDLEVKGKTTMLASIDGQYAGMIAVEDTIKETSKKAIKRLKEMNIEVIMMTGDNGRTATAIGKEVGIDQVIAEVLPQGKAEEVKKLQAAGKKVAMVGDGINDAPALAVADIGMAIGTGTDVAMEAADITLIRGDLNGIADAIIMSRKTMRNIKQNLFWAFAYNALGIPIAALGLLAPWVAGAAMAFSSVSVVLNALRLQRVKLEK is encoded by the coding sequence ATGAGTAATGAATTAAAAGAAACGAGTCTCCAAATTACAGGAATGACCTGTGCAGCCTGTTCAACAAGAATTGAAAAAGCTTTAAATAAGATGGATGGCGTGGAAGCAGCCAATGTTAACTTAGCTCTAGAAAATTCTTCGATTAAATACGATCCTAATAAACTTAGTGAAATAGACTTTGAAAAGAAAATTCAAGATCTTGGCTATGGCGTTGCTAAGGAGAAAAAAGAGTTTGCTATTACGGGAATGACCTGTTCTGCCTGTGCAACAAGAATTGAAAAAGGACTTAACAAATTGGGGGGAGTATCGCTAGCGAATGTTAACCTGGCACTTGAAAATGCCACTGTAGAATATAACCCTTCTCAAATTACCGTTTCAGATATTATTGGGCTTGTAGAGAAGTTAGGATATGGTGCTTTAAACAAGGATAATGAAAAGGATTCGTTGGATTACCGTGAGCAGGAAATCCAAAAGCAAAAAAGAAAATTTATTATTTCAGCTATTTTATCACTTCCATTATTGTGGACGATGGTCGGTCATTTTTCGTTTACATCGTTTATTTATGTGCCCGAATTTCTTATGAATCCATGGGTGCAAATGGTTCTCGCAACACCGGTTCAATTTGTCATTGGGAAACAGTTCTATGTAAGTGCCTATAAAGCATTGCGAAACAAAAGTGCCAATATGGATGTGCTCGTAGTAATGGGAACATCCGCCGCTTATTTTTACAGTGTTTATCAAGCTATCATTACTATTGGTGAACATCATAGTGCGCAACTTTACTTCGAAACAAGTTCTGTTTTAATTACACTAATAATTTTAGGAAAGCTTTTCGAGGCGAAAGCAAAGGGACGTTCGTCAGAAGCGATAAAAAAGCTTATGGGACTGCAAGCGAAAACAGCTTTAGTCGTTAGAAATGAAACTGAAATAGAAATACCACTCGAAGAAGTCGTTGTCGGAGATATTATTTTAGTGAAGCCCGGTGAGAAGATTCCGGTTGATGGAGAGGTCCAAGAAGGAAATACTGCTGTGGATGAATCTATGCTAACAGGTGAAAGTATTCCGGTAGATAAAATGATTGACGATTCCTTATTTGGTTCAACGATCAATAAAAATGGTTTTATTAAAATGAAAGCAACGAAAATCGGAAGAGACACGGCACTCTCCCAAATTATTAAAGTGGTAGAGGATGCGCAAGGTTCGAAAGCGCCTATTCAAAGACTTGCTGACAAAATATCTGGTGTATTTGTGCCGATTGTTATTGGAATTGCCATCATCACTTTTTTAGTATGGATTATGTGGGTTCATCCGGGTGAGGTCACTCCAGCACTAGAAGCGTTGATTGCAGTTCTTGTTATTGCTTGTCCATGTGCACTTGGACTGGCGACTCCTACTTCCATTATGGCTGGGTCTGGGCGTGCAGCGGAATTTGGTATTCTGTTTAAAGGTGGAGAGCATCTGGAAACAACTCACCATATTGATACAGTCATTGTAGATAAAACTGGAACTGTTACAAATGGTAAGCCAGAATTGACTGAGGTAATTGTTTCAAAAGGAATGGATGAAGAAGCGTTTCTTTCTTTAATCGGATCAGCTGAAAAGCAATCAGAACATCCACTTGCCGAAGCAATTGTTCAAGGAATTCATGATCGAGGAATAAAGCTGCAAAAAGTGGAAGCTTTTGAAGCAATTCCAGGCTACGGAGTTAAAACAACCGTCAATCAAAAAGTGATTTTAGTAGGAACTAGAAAACTAATGAATCAGTATCATGTAGATATTTCAGGTGTACTACAAGTGATGGAGGATTTAGAAGTTAAAGGTAAAACTACTATGTTGGCAAGTATTGACGGTCAATATGCAGGTATGATTGCAGTAGAAGACACGATTAAAGAAACTTCTAAAAAAGCGATCAAACGATTAAAAGAGATGAATATTGAAGTCATTATGATGACAGGTGATAACGGACGTACGGCTACTGCAATCGGTAAAGAAGTTGGAATCGACCAAGTTATTGCGGAAGTACTTCCGCAAGGGAAAGCAGAAGAGGTGAAAAAACTCCAAGCAGCTGGTAAAAAGGTCGCAATGGTTGGTGATGGAATTAATGATGCACCTGCGCTTGCAGTCGCCGATATTGGTATGGCGATTGGAACAGGGACAGACGTAGCGATGGAAGCGGCAGATATTACTTTGATAAGAGGCGATCTAAATGGCATTGCGGACGCTATAATTATGAGTCGTAAAACGATGAGAAATATTAAACAAAATCTGTTCTGGGCTTTTGCCTATAATGCATTAGGCATTCCAATTGCGGCTTTAGGTTTACTAGCACCTTGGGTAGCAGGCGCTGCCATGGCATTTAGCTCTGTATCAGTGGTTTTAAATGCTTTGCGTTTACAGAGAGTGAAGTTAGAGAAGTAA
- a CDS encoding YdhK family protein: MKKIVVIGVVFLISLFILSACVSDKEESSKDESMHMDHTSSGEVPKGLKVAEHPTYKVGSKAIIETDHMKGMKDAEATITGSYDTTAYVISYFPTTGGDKVENHKWVIQEEIKDADDKTLAPGTEVTIEADHMKGMKGAPAEIISAEKTTVYMIDYTPTNGGEEVKNHKWVTEDELSPINP, translated from the coding sequence ATGAAAAAGATAGTAGTAATAGGAGTTGTTTTCTTGATCTCCTTATTTATTTTATCCGCATGTGTTAGTGATAAAGAGGAGTCCAGTAAAGATGAAAGTATGCACATGGACCATACTAGCTCAGGTGAAGTTCCTAAAGGTTTGAAGGTAGCTGAGCATCCAACTTATAAAGTGGGAAGTAAAGCAATTATTGAAACAGACCATATGAAAGGAATGAAGGATGCTGAAGCGACCATTACAGGATCCTATGATACTACAGCTTATGTTATTTCCTATTTCCCAACAACTGGTGGGGATAAGGTGGAAAATCATAAATGGGTTATTCAAGAAGAGATAAAAGATGCAGATGACAAAACATTAGCACCAGGAACTGAAGTCACGATAGAGGCAGATCATATGAAAGGGATGAAAGGTGCACCTGCAGAAATTATTTCAGCAGAAAAAACTACTGTTTATATGATCGATTACACTCCTACTAACGGTGGAGAAGAAGTGAAAAATCATAAGTGGGTAACAGAGGATGAGCTATCACCTATTAACCCATAA
- a CDS encoding undecaprenyl-diphosphatase, with amino-acid sequence MNFTIFQQINGWAGHSRLLDTIMITLSDSLPYIAVAIILYLWFVGNKQQGIEKRYTAIYAVFSSAIALCINAIIHFVYYHPRPFVTHHVHQLVPHTVDSSFVSDHAVLVFAIAWTFIMRNDRFKYPILIWAIVVGLSRIYVGVHYPADVIGSALLSFATSGIVTLFSMKLEPLVQLVFRLYNQLIKLKQLLPKH; translated from the coding sequence ATGAACTTTACTATATTCCAACAAATAAATGGATGGGCAGGACACTCAAGGTTATTGGATACGATAATGATAACCTTGTCTGATAGTCTACCTTATATAGCAGTAGCCATCATCTTGTATCTTTGGTTTGTAGGGAACAAGCAACAAGGGATCGAAAAACGCTATACAGCTATATATGCTGTTTTTTCTTCAGCAATTGCATTATGTATAAATGCAATAATTCATTTTGTATACTACCACCCACGTCCTTTTGTTACACATCATGTTCATCAATTAGTCCCACATACTGTAGATTCTTCTTTTGTAAGTGATCACGCAGTTTTAGTATTTGCAATTGCATGGACATTTATTATGCGTAATGATCGTTTTAAATATCCGATTTTAATATGGGCGATAGTCGTTGGACTTTCACGTATATATGTTGGCGTACATTATCCAGCTGACGTGATAGGTAGTGCGTTACTTTCATTCGCAACAAGTGGTATCGTTACGTTATTTTCAATGAAACTGGAACCTCTTGTACAGTTAGTGTTTCGTCTTTACAATCAGTTAATTAAGTTAAAGCAACTACTTCCTAAGCACTAG
- the ybaK gene encoding Cys-tRNA(Pro) deacylase codes for MGKKQKTNAVRILEQQKISFDLIEYDLSGDQVDGVTVANKIGYPVFVVYKTLLVTAGTNKYFVCIIPVDKELDLKSVAKVVGEKKVELLSLKDLLPTTGYIRGGCSPIGMKKLFPTIIDESAQNLDYIIVSGGKIGLQVKLAVPNLLKMTKGKLTSISKKKSD; via the coding sequence ATGGGAAAAAAGCAAAAAACAAATGCGGTAAGAATATTAGAACAGCAAAAAATATCGTTCGATTTAATTGAATATGATTTATCGGGCGATCAAGTAGACGGGGTAACTGTAGCGAACAAAATAGGCTACCCTGTTTTTGTTGTGTATAAAACATTGCTTGTCACAGCCGGAACAAACAAATACTTTGTATGTATTATTCCAGTGGATAAGGAATTAGATTTAAAGTCCGTTGCAAAAGTAGTGGGAGAGAAAAAAGTAGAATTGCTCTCACTAAAAGATTTACTCCCAACTACTGGCTACATCCGCGGGGGGTGCTCACCAATCGGTATGAAAAAGTTATTTCCAACGATAATAGATGAAAGTGCTCAAAATCTCGATTATATAATTGTGAGTGGTGGGAAAATAGGGCTTCAAGTGAAGCTTGCGGTTCCTAATTTACTCAAAATGACTAAGGGGAAACTTACATCAATTAGTAAGAAAAAAAGTGATTAG
- a CDS encoding YczE/YyaS/YitT family protein, with translation MKKEFIWRCLFFIGGVILMALGISMTIKGQRFGIGPWDVFHVGLFKHLGLSIGLWAILTGIIITLVTMIGTKRWPQLGTWLNILFIGSFIDVFNWLLPDVTSFIGQLIIFLIGVIVIGIGVGVYVAPNVGAGPRDSLMLLIIKKTGWSIKNVRTALEVIVGLVGWALGGPVGIGTVIIAVLLGQLVHYTLPMSQKFLFQICGYTIPYIKKSAEVN, from the coding sequence ATGAAAAAGGAATTTATTTGGCGCTGTTTATTTTTTATAGGTGGCGTCATCTTAATGGCGTTAGGTATTTCAATGACAATCAAAGGGCAAAGATTTGGAATTGGGCCATGGGATGTATTTCATGTAGGACTTTTTAAACATTTGGGCTTGTCCATTGGATTATGGGCTATACTAACTGGGATTATAATAACGTTAGTAACGATGATCGGCACAAAAAGATGGCCGCAATTAGGTACTTGGCTCAATATACTATTCATTGGTTCATTTATTGATGTATTTAACTGGCTTTTGCCTGATGTTACAAGCTTTATTGGACAACTGATCATTTTCCTAATTGGTGTGATAGTAATTGGCATCGGTGTTGGGGTATATGTGGCGCCCAATGTTGGAGCAGGACCCCGCGATTCACTTATGTTGTTAATCATTAAAAAAACAGGATGGAGTATAAAAAATGTCCGTACAGCTCTAGAAGTCATCGTAGGACTTGTTGGTTGGGCACTTGGAGGCCCAGTTGGTATAGGGACGGTTATTATTGCAGTTTTGTTAGGTCAACTAGTTCACTATACTTTGCCTATGTCTCAGAAGTTTTTATTTCAAATTTGCGGATATACAATTCCATACATAAAAAAAAGTGCTGAAGTGAACTGA
- a CDS encoding IS3 family transposase (programmed frameshift): MGKNVYTSEIKWAVVKEKMSGKLTTKEIMEKYGIKNKSQVETWMRWYRANEIHRFDQPIGKQYTFGHGPDFKSEEEKKDTQMNHLKMENEILKKVFGNDKGVEKHIVLQIVEKFRKNYTVSVILSALEIPRSSFYRWLAEGVEKILTLAEEAIIELCKKTKYRNGHRKIKALLKRDYGIKLDRNTVQKTMQKFHLQCKVKQKRKWKSQGESVVIAPNVLNRNFIASKPNEKWVTDITYIQYGSVTLYLSTIMDLYNNEIVTYKLYNHQQTPLVMDTLREALIARGNPQGVIVHSDQGSVYTSYAYQNALKENHLVSSMSRRGNCWDNAVIESFHSSLKTEEFSLAKFNSLSNVSVVQRIDEYIHHYNEERIQEKLGYLTPKEFGIAAA; the protein is encoded by the exons ATGGGCAAAAACGTGTATACAAGCGAGATTAAATGGGCAGTCGTCAAAGAAAAAATGAGTGGTAAACTAACAACGAAAGAAATTATGGAGAAATACGGAATTAAGAATAAATCTCAAGTTGAGACATGGATGAGATGGTATAGAGCGAATGAAATTCATCGTTTTGACCAACCGATTGGGAAACAATATACGTTTGGGCATGGGCCTGATTTTAAAAGTGAAGAAGAGAAGAAAGATACGCAGATGAACCATTTAAAAATGGAGAATGAGATTCTAA AAAAAGTATTTGGAAATGATAAAGGAGTTGAAAAACACATAGTTCTTCAAATCGTGGAAAAGTTCCGGAAAAACTATACAGTAAGTGTCATTTTATCAGCCTTAGAAATACCACGTTCCAGCTTTTATCGTTGGTTAGCTGAAGGTGTTGAGAAGATTTTAACCTTAGCAGAAGAAGCAATCATCGAACTATGCAAGAAAACGAAATACCGCAATGGTCATCGTAAAATAAAGGCGTTATTGAAAAGAGATTATGGAATTAAATTAGACCGCAATACCGTTCAGAAAACCATGCAAAAGTTTCATCTTCAATGCAAAGTAAAGCAAAAAAGAAAATGGAAATCTCAAGGTGAGTCAGTAGTAATTGCCCCAAATGTATTGAATCGTAACTTTATAGCTAGTAAACCGAACGAAAAATGGGTAACGGATATTACGTATATTCAATATGGTAGCGTCACATTATATCTTTCGACGATCATGGATTTATATAACAATGAAATTGTCACTTATAAGCTTTATAATCACCAACAGACTCCGTTAGTCATGGATACGTTGCGTGAAGCGTTAATAGCTCGCGGAAACCCCCAAGGAGTTATTGTTCATTCTGATCAAGGAAGTGTCTATACATCGTATGCTTATCAAAATGCCTTGAAGGAAAACCATTTAGTTAGCAGTATGTCCAGACGTGGAAACTGTTGGGATAATGCAGTAATTGAGTCCTTTCATTCTAGTTTAAAAACAGAAGAGTTTAGCCTAGCCAAGTTTAATTCATTAAGTAATGTCAGTGTTGTGCAAAGAATTGACGAGTATATTCATCATTACAATGAAGAACGGATCCAAGAAAAATTAGGCTACCTTACGCCAAAAGAATTTGGCATTGCGGCAGCCTAA
- a CDS encoding glycine C-acetyltransferase, translated as MTLSNVLNNFLTENLNDLKDQGLYNEIDPVEGPNGAKINVRGSELINLSSNNYLGLATNPELKRIAKEAVDKYGVGAGAVRTINGTLDLHVKLEAKLAEFKGTEAAISYQSGFNCNMAAISAVMDKNDAILSDQLNHASIIDGCRLSRAKIIPFNHSDMNDLRAKAKQATESGIYNKVMVITDGVFSMDGDIAKLPEIVEIAKEFDLITYVDDAHGSGVTGKGKGTVKHFGLEKEIDFQIGTLSKAIGVVGGYVAGKKDLIDWLKVRSRPFLFSTALPPGDVAAITAAVQMIIDSTELHDLLWENGDYLKAGLSKLGFNIGASETPITPCIIGDEKLTQQFSKRLFEEGVYAKSIVFPTVPKGTGRVRNMPTAAHTKEMLDEALGIYEKVGKELGVIS; from the coding sequence ATGACCTTGTCTAACGTATTAAACAATTTTTTAACAGAAAACCTAAATGACTTGAAAGACCAAGGCTTATATAACGAAATCGACCCTGTAGAGGGACCAAATGGTGCGAAGATAAATGTCCGAGGCTCGGAACTTATCAATCTATCGTCTAATAACTATTTAGGGCTTGCGACAAATCCAGAACTTAAACGTATTGCAAAAGAAGCAGTGGACAAGTACGGAGTTGGAGCAGGAGCAGTTCGTACAATTAACGGTACACTAGATCTTCACGTAAAATTAGAAGCTAAACTTGCAGAGTTCAAAGGAACAGAAGCAGCTATCTCTTATCAATCCGGCTTCAACTGTAATATGGCAGCAATTTCAGCCGTAATGGATAAAAACGATGCAATTCTGTCGGATCAATTAAACCACGCATCCATCATAGACGGTTGCCGACTTTCTAGAGCAAAAATTATTCCTTTCAATCACTCTGATATGAATGACTTGCGTGCAAAAGCAAAACAAGCAACAGAATCAGGCATATACAATAAAGTAATGGTCATAACAGATGGCGTATTCTCGATGGACGGAGATATTGCAAAACTTCCAGAAATCGTGGAAATCGCAAAAGAATTCGACCTAATCACTTATGTAGATGACGCACACGGTTCAGGCGTTACTGGTAAAGGTAAAGGAACAGTGAAACACTTCGGTTTAGAAAAAGAAATCGACTTCCAAATCGGTACGCTTTCTAAAGCAATCGGAGTAGTAGGCGGATACGTAGCAGGGAAAAAGGACTTAATAGACTGGTTAAAAGTTCGCTCTCGTCCATTTTTATTCTCAACTGCATTACCACCAGGCGACGTAGCAGCAATCACTGCAGCAGTCCAAATGATCATCGATTCTACGGAACTACATGACCTACTATGGGAAAACGGTGATTATTTGAAAGCCGGCTTATCCAAACTAGGCTTCAATATCGGTGCATCCGAAACACCAATCACACCATGTATCATCGGTGACGAAAAACTTACACAACAATTTTCTAAAAGACTATTTGAAGAAGGCGTCTACGCAAAATCCATCGTCTTCCCAACCGTACCAAAAGGCACAGGCCGCGTACGCAACATGCCAACTGCCGCTCATACGAAAGAAATGCTGGATGAAGCATTGGGGATTTATGAGAAGGTTGGTAAAGAGCTTGGGGTAATTTCATAA
- a CDS encoding L-threonine 3-dehydrogenase, whose product MKKIMVTGALGQIGSELISKLRKEYGAENVLATDIRNISSGVIESGPFELLDVTDGEKMHQIAKDFGADTMMHMAALLSATAEAKPLLAWNLNMGGLVNALEASRELNMQFFTPSSIGAFGPSTPKKNTPQDTLQRPTTMYGVNKVSGELLCDYYFQKFGIDTRGVRFPGLISNETLPGGGTTDYAVDIYYKALAEGKYTSYIAEGTYMDMMYMPDALQAIVDLMEADASKLIHRNAFNVTAMSFEPEEIAASIKKVIPTFTMDYDVDPIRQAIANSWPDSIDTTAAKEEWGFTYKYNLDDMTKDMLEKLASKN is encoded by the coding sequence ATGAAAAAGATTATGGTCACCGGTGCTTTAGGGCAAATTGGTTCAGAATTAATTTCAAAACTACGTAAAGAATATGGTGCTGAAAATGTACTGGCAACGGATATAAGAAATATTTCATCAGGAGTAATAGAAAGCGGTCCTTTTGAACTTTTAGATGTGACTGATGGAGAGAAAATGCATCAGATTGCCAAAGATTTTGGTGCAGATACGATGATGCATATGGCGGCTCTATTATCAGCTACTGCGGAAGCGAAACCTTTACTTGCTTGGAATTTAAATATGGGTGGACTTGTGAATGCACTTGAGGCTTCGCGTGAATTAAACATGCAATTTTTCACACCAAGCTCAATTGGAGCATTTGGGCCATCTACACCTAAAAAGAATACACCACAAGATACGCTTCAACGCCCGACAACTATGTACGGAGTCAATAAGGTTTCTGGTGAGCTTCTTTGTGATTATTATTTTCAAAAATTTGGAATAGATACTCGTGGCGTGCGTTTTCCTGGATTGATTTCTAACGAGACATTACCTGGTGGGGGAACGACGGATTATGCGGTCGACATTTATTACAAAGCTTTAGCAGAAGGTAAGTATACATCATACATAGCGGAAGGGACGTATATGGATATGATGTATATGCCAGATGCTCTTCAAGCGATAGTAGACCTAATGGAAGCAGACGCTTCGAAATTGATTCACCGTAATGCGTTTAATGTTACGGCAATGAGCTTTGAGCCAGAAGAAATCGCTGCATCTATTAAAAAAGTAATACCAACATTTACGATGGATTATGATGTGGATCCAATTCGCCAAGCGATTGCAAATAGCTGGCCAGATTCAATTGATACAACTGCTGCTAAAGAAGAGTGGGGTTTCACATATAAATATAACTTAGACGATATGACGAAAGATATGCTCGAAAAGTTAGCATCAAAAAATTAA